One window of the Triticum dicoccoides isolate Atlit2015 ecotype Zavitan chromosome 3B, WEW_v2.0, whole genome shotgun sequence genome contains the following:
- the LOC119277925 gene encoding signal recognition particle subunit SRP72-like — MPPKSKAAAAAAEPVSVEDLFTALHRHIEAGEFPXXXXXXSAVLAVSPGDEDAVRCKVVAHIKSDATDKALAAIRAAERLPIDLSYYKAYCYYRQNKLQEALDILNGQEETAAVLQLESQIYYRLGRMNDCMSSYEKLQKFKVDSIDLKINIIAALVAGGRASEVQAAMKAQKVDLTTRALRDTRSFELAYNSACTLIENKKYSEAKEQLDLAKRIGKEELMVEDYAEDEIEYELAPVSVQLAYVQQLQGQTQEAMETYANMINKKSGDPSSLAVATTNLISVKGTKDAADGLRKLDRLVEKSTAPNQLQLIESLEFKLSSRQKEALYSARVLLLLHANKIDQAQELVSGLLGMFRDSVFPVLLQAAVHVREKKVPKAEEVLSRYAEKHPDNSKGVLLALAQIAANANHFQIAADSLSKISDIQHMPATVATLVALKERLNDSNGAASVLDSAIKWWKNAMTEDNKLDMFMREAATFKLNHGRDEEACQLYEELVKSYGSTEALAGLVATSARTDLAKAEQYEKQLKPLPGLQGIDVKSLEKTSGARHVEQAMKVDAPEEVKKQKAKKRKRKPKYPKGYDPANPGPPPDPERWLPKRERSTYRPKRKDKRAQVRGAQGAVSREKHDGSAANAGATSSKPTTSAKAPEPPKGSNKSRKKKSRS, encoded by the exons ATGCCGCCCAAATCTAaggccgcggccgccgccgccgagccggtCTCCGTGGAGGACCTCTTCACGGCGCTCCACCGCCACATCGAGGCCGGCGAGTTCCCCCNNNNNNNNNNNNNNN ATTCTGCAGTTCTCGCGGTGTCGCCGGGCGACGAGGACGCGGTGCGATGCAAGGTGGTGGCGCACATCAAGTCCGACGCGACGGACAAGGCGCTCGCGGCCATCCGCGCCGCCGAGCGCCTCCCCATCGATCTCAGCTACTACAAG GCATACTGCTACTACAGGCAAAACAAGCTGCAAGAAGCTCTGGATATATTGAATGGTCAAGAAGAAACAGCTGCCGTTCTCCAGCTGGAATCCCAGATCTATTACCGATTAGGAAGAATGAATGATTGCATGAGTAGCTATGAGAAGCTCCAGAAGTTCAAGGTTGACTCAATAGATCTAAAGATAAATATCATTGCTGCTCTAGTTGCTGGTGGAAGGGCTTCTGAAGTACAGGCAGCCATGAAGGCGCAAAAGGTTGATCTTACCACTAGAGCACTCAGAGATACTAGGAGCTTCGAGCTTGCATATAATTCGGCTTGCACCTTGATAGAAAATAAGAAGTATTCAGAAGCTAAAGAGCAGCTGGACTTGGCAAAAAG AATCGGGAAAGAGGAGCTTATGGTGGAAGATTATGCAGAAGATGAGATTGAATATGAATTAGCTCCTGTGTCTGTTCAACTTGCTTATGTACAGCAG CTACAAGGACAGACTCAGGAAGCCATGGAAACCTATGCCAATATGATAAACAAGAAATCAGGAGACCCCTCATCACTTGCCGTGGCAACAACCAACCTTATTTCAGTAAAAGGTACAAAGGATGCTGCTGATGGCCTGAGGAAGCTTGACCGGCTTGTCGAGAAGTCGACAGCGCCGAACCAGTTGCAACTGATCGAGAGCCTTGAATTCAAGTTATCTTCAAGGCAAAAAGAGGCCCTGTACTCTGCTCGTGTTCTTTTGCTCCTCCATGCAAATAAAATTGATCAG GCACAAGAGTTGGTAAGTGGGCTGCTTGGTATGTTTCGAGACAGTGTGTTCCCTGTTTTACTTCAAGCTGCAGTTCATGTGAGAGAAAAGAAGGTCCCGAAAGCTGAAGAAGTTCTAAGTCGGTATGCTGAGAAGCATCCTGATAATTCTAAAGGAGTCCTCCTTGCACTTGCCCAGATTGCTGCCAATGCCAACCATTTTCAGATTGCTGCTGATTCACTATCAAAGATATCTGACATCCAGCACATGCCTGCTACGGTTGCTACACTGGTAGCTCTAAAAGAGCGTCTAAATGACTCTAACGGTGCTGCTTCTGTGCTTGATTCTGCTATCAAGTGGTGGAAAAACGCCATGACTGAAGATAACAAGTTGGATATGTTCATGCGGGAGGCTGCAACATTTAAGCTCAACCATGGGCGTGATGAAGAGGCCTGTCAGCTGTACGAGGAACTTGTGAAGAGCTATGGAAGCACCGAAGCGTTGGCTGGGCTAGTAGCAACGTCTGCACGCACTGACCTTGCAAAAGCTGAGCAATATGAGAAGCAGCTGAAACCGTTGCCGGGTCTTCAGGGAATTGACGTAAAGAGCCTGGAGAAGACATCTGGTGCAAGGCATGTAGAGCAAGCCATGAAGGTTGATGCTCCCGAGGAAGTGAAGAAGCAAAAGgctaagaagaggaagaggaagcctaAATATCCGAAAGGATATGATCCAGCGAACCCAGGGCCACCCCCAGATCCTGAGAGATGGCTGCCCAAGAGGGAGAGGTCGACTTACCGTCCGAAGAGGAAGGACAAGAGGGCTCAGGTCAGAGGTGCTCAGGGTGCTGTGAGTAGAGAGAAGCATGATGGATCTGCTGCCAATGCCGGTGCCACCTCTTCGAAACCCACCACCTCGGCCAAGGCTCCAGAACCACCGAAGGGCTCCAACAAGTCCCGGAAGAAAAAGTCGAGGTCTTAG